In a genomic window of Scheffersomyces stipitis CBS 6054 chromosome 4, complete sequence:
- the PSP2 gene encoding suppressor of DNA polymerase and splicing mutations, translated as MVPPKKMSLQEFFNDESYGGSWADEDIDMASISVPIERHSHYNQSSYNDPFGSHHGSSRSGGVPYDNGPPYIIKLLNLPITANDGFVEDLLQSRYTTFVKFKIVADPSSNILETHVIKKVAFVELSSAADLQKALKWHDLYYKGNRRVVVELADFNDFQHCIQFNTQHGAEIQQIQDDFIANKNQQSHPRHMALLDQIDTFSPQHSHANAYHPPGTRNPPSFSRSPIRGSAQLHSAPDKWRNLPALGESKTPALAPSSSAPVKHKVSPFGEAKPVDVLSKQQEIEKKLINLNNTTVQTLGPDGEISDVEDVVRQFHENASPKLRRSSLGRRTSTTSTDGGRRSSISILKRPPIPHDDVHEASPDIAPKTAIPTPAQAPTHSSELNKAGTPKLSPAPIPPSAYPSNGVGKSLAELLREPNDDLASISSGGRRTPTTKNSTPKPAVVKPVILKKKVTSSPLIPKVDLTLKESEFLAQGENKKQTPLQLQADHAKEIEIEDKLKKINDTLSKTNLAVEKKDVAEIVTSTASNSVAKEEPEAQHEIKAENSVEERPDFKKELSDIVKKSHVRDSRKQPHSSTYREGPRFQPNTSRRFNNSTNGHQRSFGDRNVEGVASHPITASTSGKLNNAEDSVSAGGRNFRQPRSQNTYDRFRSRSPTKNKGRVLGNKRESVSPSNAEKNAEKSTISTSTSTPASTPSAANGTNGSHGNSKKEEVVNSSSTGSGVTPEIQKSSESVESASSTTATAGSSASATSENDDTSSSTSFRGGHGRGRGRGRGRGTSSRGRGSRGGRGGARGNFNLHYVRSKPSDESSAKGNDA; from the exons ATGG TTCcaccaaagaagatgagttTGCAggagttcttcaacgacGAGT CGTATGGAGGCTCTTGGGCTGACGAAGATATCGACATGGCTTCCATTTCTGTCCCCATCGAGAGACATTCGCATTATAACCAACTGTCGTATAACGATCCGTTTGGTTCTCACCATGGATCCTCGCGATCTGGTGGTGTTCCTTACGACAATGGCCCTCCCTACATTAtaaaattgttgaatttgcCCATCACAGCTAATGATGGCTTTGTAGAGGACTTGCTCCAGAGCAGATACACCACTTttgtcaagttcaagatagTTGCAGAtccttcttccaacatCTTGGAGACTCATGTAATCAAGAAGGTAGCATTTGTAGAGCTCAGCTCGGCTGCAGACTTGCAAAAAGCTTTGAAGTGGCATGACTTGTACTATAAGGGAAATCGTAGGGTAGTTGTAGAGTTGGCAGATTTCAACGACTTTCAACATTGTATTCAGTTTAACACGCAACATGGTGCGGAGATTCAGCAGATACAAGATGATTTCATTGCTAACAAAAACCAACAACTGCATCCTCGTCATATGGCTCTTCTTGACCAGATCGACACCTTTTCTCCCCAGCATTCCCACGCAAACGCCTATCATCCGCCTGGGACCAGGAATCCTCCGAGCTTTTCTAGATCGCCTATTCGTGGAAGTGCTCAACTTCATAGTGCTCCGGACAAATGGAGAAATCTTCCAGCTTTGGGGGAGTCCAAAACTCCTGCTTTAGCTCCATCACTGTCTGCTCCTGTAAAACATAAGGTGAGTCCTTTTGGTGAAGCTAAACCTGTCGATGTGCTTTCAAAACAGCAAGAGAtcgaaaagaagttgataaaCCTCAACAACACCACAGTACAGACTTTGGGACCAGATGGTGAAATTTCTGATGTAGAAGATGTAGTGAGACAGTTCCACGAAAATGCTTCCCCCAAGTTGAGAAGAAGCTCATTGGGACGTAGAACTTCCACCACAAGCACTGATGGAGGAAGAAGGTCTTCTATATCCATCTTGAAACGCCCGCCTATACCGCACGACGACGTTCATGAAGCTAGCCCGGATATTGCCCCTAAGACGGCCATTCCAACTCCAGCACAAGCTCCAACTCATAGTAGTGAATTGAACAAGGCTGGAACGCCGAAACTCTCTCCTGCTCCAATACCACCTTCTGCATATCCTTCCAATGGAGTAGGTAAGAGTCTTGCTGAGTTGCTTAGAGAGCCCAATGACGACCTAGCTTCCATTTCTAGTGGAGGTCGCAGAACACCTACAACTAAGAATTCCACACCGAAACCGGCTGTGGTAAAACCGGTAATACTTAAGAAGAAAGTCACTTCCAGCCCCTTGATCCCCAAGGTAGATTTGACGTTAAAAGAGAGCGAGTTCCTAGCACAGGGagagaacaagaagcagaCTCCCCTTCAACTTCAGGCTGACCATGCGAAGGAAATCGAAATCGAAgataagttgaagaaaattaaTGATACTTTATCGAAGACGAATTTGGCAgtggaaaagaaagatgtTGCTGAGATCGTAACGTCTACTGCATCTAATTCTGtagccaaagaagaacccGAAGCACAGCATGAAATTAAAGCAGAAAATCTGGTCGAGGAGCGCccagatttcaagaaagaacTCAGTGATATAGTCAAGAAGTCACATGTCAGAGATCTGCGTAAACAACCTCATTCTTCGACATATCGTGAAGGCCCTCGTTTCCAGCCTAACACCAGTAGGAggttcaacaactctacCAATGGTCACCAGAGAAGTTTTGGTGACAGAAACGTGGAAGGCGTAGCTAGTCATCCTATAAcagcttcaacttctggcAAGTTGAATAATGCTGAAGACTCTGTTTCTGCTGGGGGCAGAAACTTTCGACAACCTCGTTCACAGAACACTTATGACAGATTCAGATCAAGGTCTCCCACAAAAAACAAAGGCAGAGTATTAGGAAATAAGCGAGAATCAGTTTCGCCTAGCAACGCTGAGAAAAATGCCGAAAAATCAACGATATCAACATCTACGTCAACGCCagcttcaactccatctGCTGCAAATGGCACCAATGGCAGCCACGGGAATTCAAAGAAGGAGGAAGTCGTAAACTCGAGTTCTACCGGTTCTGGGGTAACTCCAGAAATTCAGAAGAGTAGCGAGTCTGTAGAGTCTGCTTCTAGTACTACAGCTACTGCTGgatcttctgcttctgctaCATCAGAGAATGATGACACATCAAGTTCGACTTCTTTTAGAGGAGGTCATGGACGAGGTAGAGGTAGGGGTCGTGGCAGAGGCACTTCTTCGAGAGGAAGAGGATCACGAGGGGGACGAGGCGGTGCAAGAGGAAACTTCAATCTTCATTACGTTCGTAGCAAACCTTCGGATGAATCATCTGCTAAAGGCAATGATGCTTAG